Proteins from a single region of Belliella baltica DSM 15883:
- a CDS encoding MarR family winged helix-turn-helix transcriptional regulator, with the protein MKREETVDFHIKSSWHAISRMYNQKAALEDFTASIGYVLININSKDGTPATKIAPLMGLEARSLTRMLKTMEEKGLIYRKQDPVDMRSVRIYLTDEGKRKKEISVETIKNFNVHVREEVTEEELDTFFKVFHKINQTIEKIQLETINPNQYKSKVYEL; encoded by the coding sequence ATGAAACGTGAAGAAACGGTAGATTTCCATATTAAAAGCTCTTGGCATGCGATCTCTAGAATGTACAATCAGAAGGCAGCTTTAGAGGATTTTACTGCGTCTATCGGCTATGTTTTGATCAATATCAATTCAAAAGATGGAACACCTGCAACTAAAATCGCTCCACTGATGGGACTGGAAGCTCGTAGCTTGACTAGGATGCTTAAGACCATGGAGGAAAAAGGATTGATTTATAGAAAGCAGGATCCCGTGGACATGAGGTCAGTCAGAATTTATTTGACTGATGAAGGAAAACGAAAGAAAGAAATCTCTGTTGAAACCATAAAGAATTTCAACGTTCATGTTAGAGAAGAAGTCACTGAAGAAGAATTAGATACATTTTTCAAAGTCTTCCATAAAATCAATCAAACAATAGAAAAAATTCAATTAGAAACGATAAACCCAAATCAGTACAAGAGTAAAGTGTACGAACTCTAA